A single genomic interval of Pangasianodon hypophthalmus isolate fPanHyp1 chromosome 8, fPanHyp1.pri, whole genome shotgun sequence harbors:
- the c8h12orf43 gene encoding protein CUSTOS isoform X1, which translates to MMSARDSSSSEDENTDRIKEAVWSFGAETHKMHEDGEKHTHSKSFNVDRLKVSEHEHDGNQLKTTPEFRSHVAKKLGAMLDSVICEVSRETPDCKPVPCENTQDEADDGFRLFSTSLPGNWREEPKQAPPPKRRPAPSSSDSDSEMESRLREAAVSVSDLLPSSFTERRQENERTDAGARDEESAEPKKKKKKKKREVVTEREEDEWLEQGDGAVSQEQSREKNTLKKKKKKKNVNEGVKE; encoded by the exons ATGATGAGTGCAcgtgacagcagcagcagtgaggaTGAAAACACAGACAGGATTAAAGAGGCGGTGTGGAGTTTTGGAGCTGAAACACACAAGATGCATGAAG atggagagaaacacacacacagtaagag tttCAATGTCGACAGACTGAAAGTGTCTGAGCACGAACACGACGGCAACCAGCTGAAGACCACACCAGAGTTCCGCTCTCACGTCGCCAAGAAGCTCGGAGCCATGCTGgacag tgtgatCTGTGAGGTCTCCAGAGAGACTCCTGACTGTAAACCTGTGCCGTGCGAAAACACACAGGATGAAGCTGATGATg GTTTTCGGCTTTTCTCCACATCGCTTCCTGGTAACTGGAGGGAGGAGCCAAAgcaagccccgccccctaaACGCAGACCTGCACCCAgctccag tgacagtgacagtgagatGGAGTCGAGGCTGAGGGAAGCAGCTGTATCCGTATCAGATCTGCTTCCTTCCTCCTTCACAGAGAGACGACAAGAGAACGAAAGGACGGACGCTGGAGCGAGGGATGAGGAGAGTGCTGAaccgaagaagaagaagaagaagaagaaaagggaggttgtgacagagagagaggaagacgaGTGGTTAGAGCAGGGAGATGGAGCTGTCAGTCAGGaacagagcagagagaaaaacacactgaagaaaaagaagaaaaagaagaacgtGAACGagggagtgaaagagtga
- the c8h12orf43 gene encoding protein CUSTOS isoform X2, whose amino-acid sequence MMSARDSSSSEDENTDRIKEAVWSFGAETHKMHEDGEKHTHSKRLKVSEHEHDGNQLKTTPEFRSHVAKKLGAMLDSVICEVSRETPDCKPVPCENTQDEADDGFRLFSTSLPGNWREEPKQAPPPKRRPAPSSSDSDSEMESRLREAAVSVSDLLPSSFTERRQENERTDAGARDEESAEPKKKKKKKKREVVTEREEDEWLEQGDGAVSQEQSREKNTLKKKKKKKNVNEGVKE is encoded by the exons ATGATGAGTGCAcgtgacagcagcagcagtgaggaTGAAAACACAGACAGGATTAAAGAGGCGGTGTGGAGTTTTGGAGCTGAAACACACAAGATGCATGAAG atggagagaaacacacacacagtaagag ACTGAAAGTGTCTGAGCACGAACACGACGGCAACCAGCTGAAGACCACACCAGAGTTCCGCTCTCACGTCGCCAAGAAGCTCGGAGCCATGCTGgacag tgtgatCTGTGAGGTCTCCAGAGAGACTCCTGACTGTAAACCTGTGCCGTGCGAAAACACACAGGATGAAGCTGATGATg GTTTTCGGCTTTTCTCCACATCGCTTCCTGGTAACTGGAGGGAGGAGCCAAAgcaagccccgccccctaaACGCAGACCTGCACCCAgctccag tgacagtgacagtgagatGGAGTCGAGGCTGAGGGAAGCAGCTGTATCCGTATCAGATCTGCTTCCTTCCTCCTTCACAGAGAGACGACAAGAGAACGAAAGGACGGACGCTGGAGCGAGGGATGAGGAGAGTGCTGAaccgaagaagaagaagaagaagaagaaaagggaggttgtgacagagagagaggaagacgaGTGGTTAGAGCAGGGAGATGGAGCTGTCAGTCAGGaacagagcagagagaaaaacacactgaagaaaaagaagaaaaagaagaacgtGAACGagggagtgaaagagtga
- the unc119.1 gene encoding protein unc-119 homolog B, whose translation MSSQSSRNETTAAVNGPDPAAASSRERKHGGGGVVKRLKSRRSAAERRPVTEDELRASGRAITPEEVLALRTVTRDYLCKPEDNVYNIDFTRFKIRDLETGTVLFEIAKPPHCDVDDEDEENVDVDTSTGRFVRYQFTPAFLKLRTVGATVEFTVGDRPVNNFRMIERHYFQERLLKNFDFDFGFCIPNSRNTCEHIYEFPQLPDELIRQMVDHPYETRSDSFYFVDNKLIMHNKADYAYNGGQ comes from the exons ATGAGCAGCCAGAGCTCCCGAAATGAGACGACAGCCGCGGTGAACGGTCCCGACCCGGCCGCGGCGAGCTCCAGAGAGCGGAAACACGGCGGCGGCGGGGTGGTGAAGAGGCTGAAATCTCGGCGGAGCGCGGCGGAGCGGCGGCCCGTGACCGAGGACGAGCTGCGGGCTTCAGGCAGAGCCATCACCCCGGAGGAAGTGCTCGCGCTCCGCACCGTCACGCGCG ACTACCTCTGCAAACCCGAGGACAACGTCTACAACATCGACTTCACGCGCTTTAAGATCCGAGACCTGGAGACGGGCACCGTGCTGTTCGAGATCGCCAAACCTCCTCACTGCG atgttgatgatgaagatgaagaaaacgTCGATGTAGACACGAGTACCGGCCGATTCGTTCGCTATCAGTTCACACCGGCGTTTCTTAAACTTCGCACAGTCGGAGCCAC CGTGGAGTTCACCGTAGGAGATCGGCCCGTGAATAATTTCCGGATGATCGAGCGTCATTATTTTCAGGAGCGCCTGCTGAAGAACTTCGATTTTGACTTTGGCTTCTGCATACCGAACAGCCGCAACACGTGCGAGCACATCTACGAGTTCCCCCAGCTGCCGGACGAGCTCA TCCGTCAGATGGTGGATCATCCGTACGAGACTCGCTCAGACAGCTTCTACTTCGTGGATAACAAACTGATCATGCACAACAAAGCAGACTACGCTTACAACGGGGGCCAATGA
- the mlec gene encoding malectin, which yields MRRVTAPWVIQFIVAAMSILADRYRAEGDVVNLAERVIWAVNAGGDAHTDTHGIHYKKDPLEGKVGKASDYGMRLPILRSSPEDQVLYQTERYNEDTFGYEVPIRDEGEYILVMKFAEVYFAQSQQKVFDVRVNGHVVVKDLDIFDRVGHSTAHDEIIPFTIKRGKLSILGEVSTFNGKLNIEFIKGYYDNPKVCALYVMKGKPEDVPKLQPHPGLEKHEEDEEEEEDPEGGDETVKKIASQSQKNQVRSGPRTPNPYAADNSSLMFPILVAFGVFIPTLFCLCRL from the exons ATGCGGCGGGTCACGGCACCATGGGTGATCCAGTTCATCGTGGCGGCCATGTCGATACTGGCGGACCGGTACCGGGCCGAGGGTGACGTGGTTAATCTGGCCGAGCGTGTGATCTGGGCGGTGAACGCAGGAGGAGACGCTCACACCGACACACACGGCATTCATTACAAAAAAGACCCGCTGGAAGGCAAAGTGGGAAAAG CGTCGGATTATGGGATGCGGCTGCCGATCCTGCGCTCGAGTCCGGAGGATCAGGTGCTGTATCAGACGGAGCGCTATAACGAGGACACGTTCGGGTACGAGGTTCCGATCCGGGACGAGGGAGAGTACATCCTGGTGATGAAGTTCGCTGAGGTGTATTTCGCCCAATCACAGCAGAaa gTGTTTGACGTGCGGGTGAACGGTCATGTGGTGGTGAAGGATTTGGATATTTTTGACCGTGTTGGTCACAGCACAGCTCACGATGAGATCATACCATTTACCATAAAGAGGGGGAAACTCAGTATTCTGGGTGAAGTGTCCACCTTCAACGGCAAGCTAAACATCGAGTTTATTAaa GGTTACTACGATAATCCGAAGGTGTGTGCGCTGTATGTGATGAAGGGGAAACCTGAAG ACGTGCCGAAGCTGCAGCCTCACCCCGGCCTGGAGAAGCatgaggaggatgaagaagaggaagaggaccCTGAAGGAGGGGATGAGACGGTGAAGAAGATCGCGTCCCAGTCTCAGAAAAACCAGGTCCGGTCCGGGCCGAGAACGCCGAACCCGTACGCGGCAGATAACAGCAGCCTGATGTTCCCTATCCTAGTGGCCTTCGGAGTGTTCATCCCTACACTGTTCTGCCTCTGCCgcctgtga